A single window of Mycolicibacterium madagascariense DNA harbors:
- the secG gene encoding preprotein translocase subunit SecG — protein MILALQITLAVTSVLVILLVLLHRAKGGGLSTLFGGGVQSSLSGSTVVEKNLDRLTLFVTGIWLVSIVAVALQIKYGSK, from the coding sequence ATGATTTTGGCTCTGCAGATCACCCTTGCCGTCACCAGTGTCCTGGTGATCCTGTTGGTGCTGCTGCATCGGGCCAAGGGCGGCGGCCTGTCGACGCTGTTCGGCGGCGGCGTTCAGTCGAGCCTGTCGGGCTCCACGGTCGTCGAGAAGAACCTGGACCGACTGACGCTGTTCGTCACCGGGATCTGGCTCGTCTCGATCGTGGCCGTCGCGCTGCAGATCAAGTACGGCTCGAAGTAG
- a CDS encoding ankyrin repeat domain-containing protein has protein sequence MAANTTDPLTEFLSLACLGYAHDDGPDRWAAATAVLDAHPDLPERSIHAAAVVGDPAAVRRHLEQRPQDVDAPGGARGWTALFHVAASRVPQRDPLATAQLLLDAGADPNAGYASPDQPTPFTVLTLCFGEGEHGPGRQPRHPAGDALAGLLLDRGADPNDAQTLYDRMFGRDDGHLRILLRAGLGRGDGGPWQRRLGAALETPDEMVRRQVDWARDHGFTDRLALLAAHGFTEGCPANAPSPWRPRGPLPPIAGAGTPAGVRELAAAGGDLDAAFDGHTLLHHAAWIGDVELVRALLDCGADTGVVDTTYGATPLGWAEHGHADATAALLRATSSRT, from the coding sequence GTGGCGGCAAACACGACCGATCCGCTGACCGAGTTCTTGTCGCTGGCCTGCCTGGGCTACGCCCACGACGATGGTCCCGACCGCTGGGCGGCCGCCACGGCCGTCCTGGACGCTCACCCCGATCTGCCCGAGCGCAGCATCCACGCGGCGGCCGTCGTCGGCGATCCCGCCGCGGTGCGTAGGCATCTCGAGCAGCGGCCGCAGGACGTCGACGCACCCGGCGGTGCGCGCGGATGGACGGCGTTGTTCCACGTGGCCGCGTCGCGGGTGCCGCAGCGGGACCCGCTGGCAACGGCCCAGCTCCTGCTCGACGCGGGGGCCGACCCCAATGCGGGCTACGCGTCACCGGACCAACCGACCCCGTTCACCGTGCTGACCCTGTGCTTCGGCGAGGGCGAGCACGGTCCCGGCCGACAGCCGCGACATCCGGCAGGCGACGCACTGGCCGGCCTGCTGCTCGACCGGGGCGCCGATCCGAACGACGCCCAGACGCTGTACGACCGGATGTTCGGCCGTGACGACGGCCATCTGCGAATCCTGTTGCGCGCCGGGCTCGGTCGCGGTGACGGCGGCCCATGGCAGCGACGCCTCGGCGCCGCGCTGGAGACGCCGGACGAGATGGTGCGGCGTCAGGTCGACTGGGCACGCGACCACGGATTCACCGACCGGCTGGCCCTGCTGGCCGCGCACGGCTTCACCGAGGGATGCCCGGCGAACGCACCCTCGCCCTGGCGGCCACGCGGACCCCTGCCACCCATCGCCGGTGCGGGCACTCCCGCTGGCGTGCGGGAACTGGCTGCCGCCGGCGGTGACCTCGACGCTGCGTTCGACGGTCACACCCTGCTGCACCACGCCGCCTGGATCGGTGACGTCGAACTGGTTCGGGCGCTACTCGACTGTGGCGCGGACACCGGGGTCGTCGACACCACGTACGGTGCCACTCCCCTGGGCTGGGCGGAGCACGGTCACGCCGACGCCACGGCCGCGCTGCTGCGGGCTACTTCGAGCCGTACTTGA
- a CDS encoding MspA family porin — MARADPLPVEDVTQSADTDDGWHLSASLTRMTINSVPNMAATAFTREGFVTGKAAAAIDGSGTSAVNSGTLVVGLQLGCQIDLSEGGSIGGDADLGVSPGFNGTNLFNDVGPYADLGGNVSINLLPGTITNVGLGKKALKGRTGEIVVHDAHVKVDACGGAVSIRFFTSVMIDTDKSDDSVNAYGDILSL; from the coding sequence ATGGCCCGGGCCGATCCGCTCCCGGTCGAAGACGTGACGCAGTCGGCGGATACCGACGACGGGTGGCACCTCAGCGCGTCGCTGACGCGCATGACGATCAACTCGGTGCCCAACATGGCCGCGACGGCCTTCACCAGGGAGGGCTTCGTCACGGGCAAGGCCGCCGCTGCGATCGACGGCAGCGGCACGTCGGCGGTCAATTCGGGCACGCTGGTGGTCGGGCTGCAGCTGGGCTGCCAGATCGACCTCAGCGAGGGCGGCAGCATCGGCGGGGACGCCGACCTCGGGGTCAGTCCCGGGTTCAACGGCACCAACCTCTTCAACGACGTCGGCCCCTACGCCGATCTCGGCGGCAACGTGTCCATCAACCTCCTGCCGGGCACCATCACCAACGTCGGGCTCGGCAAGAAGGCGCTCAAGGGCCGCACCGGCGAGATCGTCGTGCACGACGCGCACGTCAAGGTCGACGCCTGCGGCGGGGCGGTCTCCATCCGCTTCTTCACGTCGGTGATGATCGACACCGACAAGTCCGACGACAGCGTCAACGCCTACGGGGACATCCTCTCGCTGTGA